The following are from one region of the Camarhynchus parvulus chromosome 3, STF_HiC, whole genome shotgun sequence genome:
- the CD93 gene encoding complement component C1q receptor, which produces MATLRPLLLLLLLLPAWRCGGEDAEVLCADSACYTLHRDESNWKSAQERCEDNGGNLAPAGSAGEAERLRELLASAGWAGPAWLGLALPRGHCVRPQEPLRGFSWVAGGEPGNFSQWASEPAVTCVSARCVALRPPGPHGPGGWADRACRSTLPAFLCKFSFQGMCGLLPLAGRGTVTYATPFGVRSARLAAAPFGTLAEVQCDSGRASAFAVCKGSLAGGGFAWHPPGPLCPVDCGHHNGGCQQRCLDAPGEPPRCACHPGYVLAADMASCLAEDSCHPNPCQGSCRPLPGGFECGCEPGYALAADGRGCSDVDECESGPCQHQCHNIPGGFQCLCRPGYRPAGPAGHHCHDVDECAQPHACPQLCINIPGSFRCACRPGFQRQPGGESCLDVDECLRDPCPGACRNFPGGYECLCPPGSLRDADGHGCSPAEAIPNSIPQSSSSIPQSASSIPQSSTVIPQSSGGIPQSSGIPKSSGIPRTTRIPWTTSIPRSLGMPTAGLGAGSDEHSADGPRLLLYYIVGSLVAILLLLAFALALVACRKRAAKREKPPAKNAADNYCWVPEQPESRGERR; this is translated from the coding sequence ATGGCCACGCTCCGgccgctcctgctgctgctgctgctgctgccggccTGGCGCTGCGGAGGGGAGGACGCGGAGGTGCTGTGCGCCGACAGCGCCTGCTACACCCTGCACCGGGATGAGAGCAACTGGAAAAGCGCCCAGGAGCGCTGCGAGGATAACGGAGGCAACCTGGCGCCGGCGGGCAGCGCGGGCGAGGCCGAGCGGCTGcgggagctgctggccagcgCCGGCTGGGCCGGCCCGGCCTGGCTCGGGCTCGCCCTGCCCCGGGGTCACTGCGTGCGGCCGCAGGAGCCGCTGCGAGGCTTCTCCTGGGTGGCCGGAGGGGAGCCGGGCAACTTCTCGCAGTGGGCATCCGAGCCGGCCGTCACCTGCGTGAGCGCCCGCTGTGTGGCCCTGCGGCCGCCCGGCCCGCACGGCCCCGGCGGCTGGGCCGACCGAGCCTGCCGGAGCACGCTGCCGGCTTTCCTCTGCAAGTTCAGCTTCCAGGGAATGTGCGGGCTCCTGCCGCTGGCCGGCCGAGGCACGGTCACCTACGCCACCCCGTTCGGGGTGCGCAGCGCCCGCCTGGCCGCCGCTCCCTTCGGCACGCTGGCCGAGGTGCAGTGCGACAGCGGCCGCGCCTCGGCCTTCGCCGTCTGCAAGGGCTCGCTGGCCGGGGGCGGCTTCGCCTGGCACCCGCCGGGTCCCCTGTGCCCGGTGGACTGCGGCCACCACAACGGGGGCTGCCAGCAGCGCTGCCTGGACGCGCCCGGCGAGCCCCCGCGCTGCGCCTGCCACCCCGGCTACGTGCTGGCCGCCGACATGGCCTCCTGCCTTGCCGAGGATTCCTGCCATCCCAACCCCTGCCAGGGATCCTGCCGCCCGCTGCCCGGCGGCTTCGAGTGCGGCTGCGAGCCCGGCTACGCCCTGGCAGCCGACGGCCGCGGCTGCTCGGATGTGGATGAGTGCGAGTCTGGGCCGTGCCAGCACCAGTGCCACAACATTCCCGGCGGCTTCCAGTGCCTCTGCCGGCCCGGCTACCGCCCCGCGGGGCCCGCTGGCCACCACTGCCACGACGTGGATGAGTGTGCCCAGCCCCACGCGTGCCCGCAGCTCTGCATCAACATTCCCGGCTCCTTCCGCTGCGCCTGCCGGCCCGGCTTCCAGCGGCAGCCGGGAGGAGAGTCCTGCCTGGATGTGGACGAGTGCCTGCGGGATCCGTGTCCCGGCGCCTGCCGCAACTTCCCCGGCGGCTACGAGTGCCTGTGCCCGCCTGGCTCCCTCCGGGACGCGGATGGCCACGGCTGCAGCCCCGCAGAGGCGATCCCAAACAGTAtcccccagagctccagcagcatcccacagagcgccagcagcatcccacagaGCTCCACCGTCATCCCACAGAGCTCCGGCGGCATCCCACAGAGCTCGGGCATCCCAAAGAGCTCCGGCATCCCCCGCACCACGCGCATCCCATGGACCACGAGCATCCCGCGTTCTCTGGGAATGCCCACGGCGGGATTGGGGGCCGGCTCGGACGAGCACAGCGCCGACGGCCCGCGGCTGCTGCTCTATTACATCGTGGGCAGCCTGGTGGCtatcctgctcctgctggcgTTCGCCCTGGCGCTCGTGGCTTGCAGGAAAAGGGCGGCCAAGAGGGAGAAGCCTCCGGCCAAAAACGCGGCCGATAATTATTGCTGGGTGCCCGAGCAGCCCGAGAGCCGCGGGGAGCGCAGGTAG
- the THBD gene encoding thrombomodulin, protein MLSSGRRRPPPPRDMRPLLPLLLLLLLGTVARAQPRDLSPAGAQCLEHECFAVFWASRSFSGASEGCERGGGHLMTVRSTVAEEAIALLLQNREGRLWLGLSLPPSLSCTEPSRRLRGFRWVTGDRNTDYTNWAPSGQRCGERCVTVSRELRWEERRCEEPADGFLCQYSYGGSCPRLATQHGVPVTYTTPFGARGADFLALPPGSVADIADLGLGLRCEDGDGAGPRWGRDTPGAWPCELGGGGCAGTCAEERGRPRCSCPEGAVLAPDGRGCRSPCEGAQCQHHCVVAGGSFVCMCSVGYQLAADGVSCEDIDDCASEPGPCEQQCVNTKGGFECRCHRGYRMVDGHCQRQPPCWDLSCQQRCEELPDGDRCGCHPGYAVHPQDPSRCLPHCNTTECPPVCGDGGDCECPEGFMLDEDDNLCMDVDECDSGHCEFNCTNTPGGFQCHCPHGHFLRGIDCIPILHEDGEEASSGDLELEPDTPVPSRPPPKAEPLHPGLLVGIAGGALLSLLALTALGFHLARKRCRSHGSMDYKYSGPHEKELGLQPVPSAQKP, encoded by the coding sequence ATGCTCAGCTCGGGGCGCCGCCGGCCGCCCCCTCCGCGGGACATGcggccgctgctgccgctgctgctgctgctgctgctggggacggTGGCGCGGGCACAGCCGCGGGACCTGTCCCCCGCGGGCGCGCAGTGCCTGGAGCACGAGTGTTTCGCCGTGTTCTGGGCGTCCCGCTCCTTCTCCGGCGCCAGCGAGGGCTGCGAGCGGGGCGGGGGACACCTCATGACCGTGCGCTCCACCGTGGCCGAGGAGGCGATCGCGCTGCTGCTCCAGAACCGCGAGGGGCGGCTCTGGCTCGGGCTGTCGCTGCCGCCCTCCTTGTCCTGCACCGAGCCCAGCCGGCGGCTCCGCGGTTTCCGCTGGGTCACCGGCGACCGCAACACCGATTACACCAACTGGGCGCCGTCGGGGCAGCGCTGCGGCGAGCGCTGCGTGACCGTGTCCCGGGAGCTGCGCTGGGAGGAGCGGCGCTGCGAGGAGCCGGCCGACGGCTTCCTCTGCCAGTACAGCTACGGAGGCAGCTGTCCCCGCCTGGCCACCCAGCACGGCGTGCCCGTCACCTACACCACCCCGTTCGGCGCCCGCGGAGCGGACTTCCTGGCGCTGCCTCCGGGCAGCGTGGCGGACATCGCTGACCTCGGGCTGGGGCTGCGCTGCGAGGACGGGGACGGCGCGGGGCCGCGCTGGGGCCGCGACACGCCGGGAGCGTGGCCGTGCGAGCTGGGCGGCGGCGGCTGTGCGGGGACGTGCGCGGAGGAGCGCGGGCGGCCGCGCTGCTCCTGCCCCGAGGGCGCGGTGCTGGCCCCGGACGGGCGCGGGTGCCGCTCGCCGTGCGAGGGAGCGCAGTGCCAGCATCACTGCGTGGTGGCCGGCGGCTCCTTCGTGTGCATGTGCTCCGTCGGGTACCAGCTGGCGGCCGACGGCGTCAGCTGCGAGGACATCGACGACTGCGCCAGCGAGCCCGGCCCGTGCGAGCAGCAGTGCGTGAACACCAAGGGCGGCTTCGAGTGCCGGTGCCACAGAGGCTACAGGATGGTGGACGGGCACTGCCAGCGCCAGCCGCCCTGCTGGGACCTGTCGTGCCAGCAGCGCTGCGAGGAGCTGCCTGACGGCGACCGCTGCGGCTGCCACCCCGGCTACGCCGTGCACCCGCAGGATCCCTCCCGCTGCCTCCCGCACTGCAACACCACCGAGTGCCCGCCCGTGTGCGGCGACGGCGGCGACTGCGAGTGCCCCGAGGGCTTCATGTTGGACGAGGACGACAACCTGTGCATGGACGTGGATGAGTGCGACAGTGGTCACTGCGAGTTCAACTGCACCAACACCCCCGGCGGCTTccagtgccactgtccccacgGCCACTTCCTCCGCGGCATCGACTGCATCCCCATCCTGCACGAGGACGGCGAGGAAGCGTCCTCGGGGGATTTGGAGCTGGAACCGGACACGCCCGTGCCCAGCCGGCCCCCGCCGAAAGCGGAGCCGCTGCACCCCGGGCTGCTGGTGGGCATCGCCGGGGGTGCCCTGCTGAGCCTCCTGGCCCTGACGGCTCTGGGGTTCCACCTGGCCAGGAAGCGCTGCCGCTCCCACGGCTCCATGGATTACAAGTACAGCGGCCCCCAcgagaaggagctggggcttcAGCCCGTCCCCTCCGCACAGAAGCCGTAG
- the SSTR4 gene encoding somatostatin receptor type 4 — protein MSTDGERLLAAGIPLWSISSWAGSEPPPNSSTAAAVGDASRPPGAPERGGSAAEIAGMVVLQCIYGLVCLLGLLGNALVIFVILRYAKMKTATNIYLLNLAIADELFMLSVPFVATAAALRRWPFGRALCRTVLGVDGLNMFSSVFCLTVLSLDRYIAVVHPLRAASYRRPRVAKLVNGGVWLLALLVASPIPVFAGTAVTRDGRAVACDLLWPSPAWAAAFVVYSSALGFVLPVVAMALCYLLLAGKMRVVAQGVGWQQRRRSEGKLTRLVVTVVAMFVVCWLPFYVVQLLELLLPGRLDASAHNASLLLSYSNSCANPILYGLLSENFRNSFHGVLRRCRDAGLCCCRAAGGDGGDSEDEEEPLDYCAAPRGDAKGCVCPPLPCQQDPLRPQPCCAPGALLPKTTPF, from the coding sequence ATGAGCACGGACGGCGAGCGGCTCCTGGCAGCCGGAATCCCCCTCTGGAGCATCTCCAGCTGGGCCGGCTCTGAGCCGCcccccaacagcagcacagcagctgccgTGGGAGATGCCAGCCGGCCCCCGGGGGCCCCGGagcgcggcgggagcgcggcggaGATCGCGGGCATGGTGGTGCTGCAGTGCATCTACGGCCTGGtgtgcctgctggggctgctgggcaaCGCGCTCGTCATCTTCGTCATCCTGCGCTACGCCAAGATGAAGACGGCCACCAACATCTACCTGCTCAACCTGGCCATCGCCGACGAGCTCTTCATGCTCAGCGTGCCCTTCGTGGCCAcggcggcggcgctgcggcGCTGGCCCTTCGGCCGGGCGCTCTGCCGGACCGTGCTGGGCGTGGACGGCCTCAACATGTTCAGCAGCGTCTTCTGCCTCACCGTGCTCAGCCTGGACCGCTACATCGCCGTGGTGCACCCGCTGCGCGCCGCCTCCTACCGCCGCCCGCGCGTCGCCAAGCTGGTCAACGGCGGCGTGTggctgctggcgctgctggtGGCCTCGCCCATCCCGGTGTTCGCCGGCACGGCGGTCACCCGCGACGGCCGCGCCGTGGCCTGCGACCTGCTGTGGCCCAGCCCGGCGTGGGCGGCCGCCTTCGTGGTGTACAGCAGCGCACTGGGCTTCGTGCTGCCCGTGGTGGCCATGGCGCTGTGCTACCTGCTGCTGGCCGGCAAGATGCGCGTGGTGGCGCAGGGCGTGGGCTggcagcagcggcggcgctCCGAGGGCAAGCTGACGCGGCTGGTGGTCACCGTGGTGGCCATGTTCGTGGTGTGCTGGCTGCCCTTCTACgtggtgcagctgctggagctgctgctgcccggccGCCTGGACGCCAGCGCGCACAACGCCTCGCTGCTGCTCAGCTACTCCAACAGCTGCGCCAACCCCATCCTCTATGGATTGCTCTCCGAGAATTTCCGCAACTCCTTCCACGGCGTGCTGCGCCGCTGCCGCGACGCCGGCCTGTGCTGCTGCCGCGCCGCCGGCGGGGACGGAGGGGACAGCGAGGACGAGGAGGAGCCACTGGATTACTGCGCCGCGCCCCGCGGGGACGCCAAGGGCTGCGTGTgtccccccctgccctgccagcaggaCCCCCTgcgcccccagccctgctgcgcGCCCGGGGccctcctccccaaaaccaccccctTCTAG